One Equus quagga isolate Etosha38 chromosome 5, UCLA_HA_Equagga_1.0, whole genome shotgun sequence genomic window carries:
- the LOC124240492 gene encoding myelin and lymphocyte protein-like, which yields MARSSGRETFTECPYLFILELVFGGLVWILVASSLVPLPLLQGWVMFASVFCFTGTTVLVFLYMCDVDCGDTLDRVYHWMAFLFYLCAFILEVWATIIMEHGDYFTYLENVFATVFSCLATLLYMYHAFCPCY from the exons ATGGCCAGGAGCAGCGGCAGAGAAACTTTCACCGAGTGCCCTTACCTCTTCATCTTGGAGCTT gtcTTTGGGGGCCTCGTGTGGATCCTGGTCGCCTCGTCCCTggtgcccctccccctgctccaggGCTGGGTGATGTTCGCGTCTGTCTTCTGCTTCACAGGCACCACCGTCCTGGTCTTCCTGTACATGTGTGATGTCGACTGTGGGGATACCCTG GATAGAGTCTACCATTGGATGGCCTTCCTGTTTTACCTCTGCGCCTTCATCCTGGAAGTTTGGGCCACCATTATCATGGAACACGGTGACTACTTCACATACCTTGAGAATGTCTTCGCTACG gtgTTTTCATGCTTAGCCACTCTGCTGTACATGTACCATGCGTTTTGTCCATGCTACTGA